One Phalacrocorax aristotelis chromosome 10, bGulAri2.1, whole genome shotgun sequence genomic region harbors:
- the SLC29A4 gene encoding equilibrative nucleoside transporter 4 isoform X1 codes for MPQNRRGGGRSAAMGSVGAERFKELSPVGTPEGNVVMSFSFDSYQLEEDELQRGSQAKAVLTFMEAVSEDPEPQDRYHGIYFAMLLAGVGFLLPYNSFITDVDYLHHKYPGTSIVFDMSLTYILVALVAVILNNALVELLSLHTRISVGYLFALGPLLFVSICDVWLELFTRRQAYAINLVAVGVVAFGCTVQQSSFYGYTGLLPKRYTQGVMTGESTAGVIISLSRIFTKLLLSDEKENTVIFFFISIGMELTCFILHLLVKRTRFVRYYTTCSRKGLPEPRGAGDRGTGYRIHHDVTAEDIRFENQLRGQPSSPRGSPGPEAELAGSGTYMRFDVPRPKIKRSWPSFRDMLLHRYVVSRLIWAYMLSIAMTYFITLCLFPGLESEIHNCTLGEWLPILIMAIFNLSDFVGKILAALPYDWRGTHLLVYSCLRVVFIPLFIMCVYPNGRPTFGHPAWPCIFSLLMGITNGYFGSVPMILAAGKVSPEQRELAGNTMTVSYMTGLTLGSAVAYFAYSLTSTSHSTCFYTETSNGSFMSGY; via the exons ATGCCGCAGAACCGCCGCGGCGGAGGGAG GTCGGCTGCGATGGGCTCAGTGGGAGCCGAGCGCTTCAAGGAGCTAAGCCCGGTGGGGACGCCGGAGGGCAACGTGGTGATGAGCTTCAGCTTCGACAGCTACCAGCTGGAGGAGGACGAGCTGCAGAGGGGCAGCCAGGCCAAGGCCGTCCTCACCTTCATGGAGGCGG TTTCTGAGGATCCCGAGCCCCAGGATCGATACCATGGGATTTATTTTGccatgctgctggctggggtgggATTTCTTCTGCCGTACAACAGCTTTATCACCGATGTGGACTACCTGCACCATAAATACCCAG GGACTTCCATTGTCTTTGACATGAGCCTCACCTACATCCTGGTGGCCTTGGTAGCCGTCATCCTCAACAACGCGCTGGTGGAGCTGCTGAGCTTGCACACACGGATCTCTGTGG GCTACCTCTTCGCCCTGGGGCCCCTGCTCTTTGTCAGCATCTGCGACGTCTGGCTGGAGCTCTTCACCCGCAGGCAAGCCTACGCCATCAACCTAGTCGCCGTCGGGGTGGTGGCCTTTGGCTGCACAG TGCAGCAATCCAGCTTCTATGGCTACACGGGGCTGCTGCCCAAGCGCTACACGCAGGGAGTGATGACGGGCGAAA GCACTGCCGGGGTCATCATCTCACTCAGCCGCATCTTTAccaagctgctgctgtcagatgaGAAGGAGAACACGGTCATCTTCTTCTTCATCTCCATCGGCATGGAGCTGACATGCTTCATCCTCCACCTCCTGGTGAAGCGCACACGCTTCGTCCGCTACTACACCACCTGCTCCCGCAAGGGTCTCCCCGAGCCCCGGGGGGCTGGTGACCGTGGGACAGGCTACCGCATCCACCACGATGTGACTGCCGAGGACATCCGATTT GAGAACCAGCTGCGGGGGCAGCCAAGCTCCCCCCGGGGCAGCCCAGGTCCTGAAGCTGAGCTGGCCGGCAGTGGCACCTACATGCGTTTTGATGTCCCTCGACCCAAAATCAAGAGGAGCTGGCCCAGCTTCAGAG ACATGCTGCTCCACCGCTACGTCGTGTCCCGGCTCATCTGGGCCTACATGCTCTCCATCGCCATGACCTACTTCATCACGCTGTGCCTCTTTCCTGGGCTGGAGTCAGAGATCCACAACTGCACGCTGGGGGAATGGCTCCCCATCCTCATCATGGCCATCTTCAACCTCTCCGACTTCGTCGGCAAG ATCCTGGCTGCCTTGCCCTATGACTGGAGAGGGACCCACCTCCTTGTCTACTCCTGCCTCCGTGTGGTCTTCATCCCCCTCTTCATCATGTGCGTCTACCCCAATGGGAGGCCCACCTTTGGCCACCCTGCTTGGCCCTGCATCTTCTCTCTCCTCATGGGCATCACCAACGGCTACTTCGGCAGCGTTCCCATGATCCTGGCCGCCGGGAAAGTGAGCCCCGAGCAGCGGGAGCTGGCAG GGAACACCATGACCGTGTCCTACATGACGGGCTTAACGCTGGGCTCAGCCGTGGCGTATTTTGCCTACAGCCTCACCAGTACGTCCCACAGTACCTGTTTCTACACTGAAACCTCCAATGGCTCCTTTATGTCGGGCTACTGA
- the SLC29A4 gene encoding equilibrative nucleoside transporter 4 isoform X2, translating into MGSVGAERFKELSPVGTPEGNVVMSFSFDSYQLEEDELQRGSQAKAVLTFMEAVSEDPEPQDRYHGIYFAMLLAGVGFLLPYNSFITDVDYLHHKYPGTSIVFDMSLTYILVALVAVILNNALVELLSLHTRISVGYLFALGPLLFVSICDVWLELFTRRQAYAINLVAVGVVAFGCTVQQSSFYGYTGLLPKRYTQGVMTGESTAGVIISLSRIFTKLLLSDEKENTVIFFFISIGMELTCFILHLLVKRTRFVRYYTTCSRKGLPEPRGAGDRGTGYRIHHDVTAEDIRFENQLRGQPSSPRGSPGPEAELAGSGTYMRFDVPRPKIKRSWPSFRDMLLHRYVVSRLIWAYMLSIAMTYFITLCLFPGLESEIHNCTLGEWLPILIMAIFNLSDFVGKILAALPYDWRGTHLLVYSCLRVVFIPLFIMCVYPNGRPTFGHPAWPCIFSLLMGITNGYFGSVPMILAAGKVSPEQRELAGNTMTVSYMTGLTLGSAVAYFAYSLTSTSHSTCFYTETSNGSFMSGY; encoded by the exons ATGGGCTCAGTGGGAGCCGAGCGCTTCAAGGAGCTAAGCCCGGTGGGGACGCCGGAGGGCAACGTGGTGATGAGCTTCAGCTTCGACAGCTACCAGCTGGAGGAGGACGAGCTGCAGAGGGGCAGCCAGGCCAAGGCCGTCCTCACCTTCATGGAGGCGG TTTCTGAGGATCCCGAGCCCCAGGATCGATACCATGGGATTTATTTTGccatgctgctggctggggtgggATTTCTTCTGCCGTACAACAGCTTTATCACCGATGTGGACTACCTGCACCATAAATACCCAG GGACTTCCATTGTCTTTGACATGAGCCTCACCTACATCCTGGTGGCCTTGGTAGCCGTCATCCTCAACAACGCGCTGGTGGAGCTGCTGAGCTTGCACACACGGATCTCTGTGG GCTACCTCTTCGCCCTGGGGCCCCTGCTCTTTGTCAGCATCTGCGACGTCTGGCTGGAGCTCTTCACCCGCAGGCAAGCCTACGCCATCAACCTAGTCGCCGTCGGGGTGGTGGCCTTTGGCTGCACAG TGCAGCAATCCAGCTTCTATGGCTACACGGGGCTGCTGCCCAAGCGCTACACGCAGGGAGTGATGACGGGCGAAA GCACTGCCGGGGTCATCATCTCACTCAGCCGCATCTTTAccaagctgctgctgtcagatgaGAAGGAGAACACGGTCATCTTCTTCTTCATCTCCATCGGCATGGAGCTGACATGCTTCATCCTCCACCTCCTGGTGAAGCGCACACGCTTCGTCCGCTACTACACCACCTGCTCCCGCAAGGGTCTCCCCGAGCCCCGGGGGGCTGGTGACCGTGGGACAGGCTACCGCATCCACCACGATGTGACTGCCGAGGACATCCGATTT GAGAACCAGCTGCGGGGGCAGCCAAGCTCCCCCCGGGGCAGCCCAGGTCCTGAAGCTGAGCTGGCCGGCAGTGGCACCTACATGCGTTTTGATGTCCCTCGACCCAAAATCAAGAGGAGCTGGCCCAGCTTCAGAG ACATGCTGCTCCACCGCTACGTCGTGTCCCGGCTCATCTGGGCCTACATGCTCTCCATCGCCATGACCTACTTCATCACGCTGTGCCTCTTTCCTGGGCTGGAGTCAGAGATCCACAACTGCACGCTGGGGGAATGGCTCCCCATCCTCATCATGGCCATCTTCAACCTCTCCGACTTCGTCGGCAAG ATCCTGGCTGCCTTGCCCTATGACTGGAGAGGGACCCACCTCCTTGTCTACTCCTGCCTCCGTGTGGTCTTCATCCCCCTCTTCATCATGTGCGTCTACCCCAATGGGAGGCCCACCTTTGGCCACCCTGCTTGGCCCTGCATCTTCTCTCTCCTCATGGGCATCACCAACGGCTACTTCGGCAGCGTTCCCATGATCCTGGCCGCCGGGAAAGTGAGCCCCGAGCAGCGGGAGCTGGCAG GGAACACCATGACCGTGTCCTACATGACGGGCTTAACGCTGGGCTCAGCCGTGGCGTATTTTGCCTACAGCCTCACCAGTACGTCCCACAGTACCTGTTTCTACACTGAAACCTCCAATGGCTCCTTTATGTCGGGCTACTGA